The Astatotilapia calliptera chromosome 17, fAstCal1.2, whole genome shotgun sequence genome has a segment encoding these proteins:
- the LOC113008569 gene encoding cornifelin homolog A-like codes for MAEKPLTDWDSGLLDCFEDASTCCYGFWCCPCLACTVSGRFGENNCLPLCDICGSGVLAAFGIPVCVPPAVLSVRAAMRNRYGIKGSLCKDIAISCFCEWCSWCQMHRELKHRKKTPTVINLHNNTVVNMQPIPTFQPGVMMMPAQPVATGFMTQPAVVIH; via the exons ATGGCAGAAAAACCCTTGACAGACTGGGACAGTGGTCTCCTTGACTGCTTTGAGGATGCAAGTACTT gcTGCTATGGATTCTGGTGCTGCCCCTGTCTCGCCTGCACTGTTTCAGGAAGATTTGGAGAGAACAACTGTCTCCCTTTATGTGATATATGTGGCTCTGGTGTATTAGCAGCCTTTGGGATACCTGTTTGTGTTCCTCCTGCAGTTTTGTCTGTAAGAGCTGCCATGCGAAACAGATATGGCATCAAG GGCTCTCTCTGTAAGGACATTGcaatttcctgtttctgtgagTGGTGCTCCTGGTGTCAGATGCATCGTGAGTTAAAGCATCGCAAGAAAACGCCAACTGTCATCAACTTACACAATAACACTGTTGTCAACATGCAGCCTATTCCAACTTTTCAGCCAGGAGTGATGATGATGCCTGCGCAACCAGTTGCAACTGGTTTCATGACTCAACCAGCAGTTGTCATTCACTAA
- the LOC113009720 gene encoding cornifelin homolog A-like produces the protein MAEKPLTDWDSGLLDCFEDVNTCCYGFWCCPCLACTVSGRFGENNCLPLCDICGSGVLAVFGIPVCVPPAVLSVRAAMRNRYGIKGSLCKDIAISCFCEWCSWCQMHRELKHRKKAPTVINLHNNTVINMQPVPTVQPGVMMMPAQPVATGFMTQPAVVIH, from the exons ATGGCAGAAAAACCCTTGACAGACTGGGACAGTGGTCTCCTTGACTGCTTTGAGGATGTAAATACTT gcTGCTATGGATTCTGGTGCTGCCCCTGTCTCGCCTGCACTGTTTCAGGAAGATTTGGAGAGAACAACTGTCTCCCTTTATGTGATATATGTGGCTCTGGTGTATTAGCAGTCTTTGGGATACCTGTTTGTGTTCCTCCTGCAGTTTTGTCTGTAAGAGCTGCCATGCGAAACAGATATGGCATCAAG GGCTCTCTCTGTAAGGACATTGCAATTTCCTGCTTCTGTGAGTGGTGCTCCTGGTGTCAGATGCATCGTGAGTTAAAGCATCGCAAGAAAGCGCCAACTGTCATCAACTTACACAATAACACTGTCATCAACATGCAGCCTGTTCCAACTGTCCAGCCAGGAGTGATGATGATGCCTGCGCAACCAGTTGCAACTGGTTTCATGACTCAACCAGCAGTTGTCATTCACTAA